The Pontibacter pudoricolor genome contains a region encoding:
- a CDS encoding SusD/RagB family nutrient-binding outer membrane lipoprotein has protein sequence MKKIKLFAISALAVTCLATSSCTKDFEELNTNPNETVVATPASLLAPALHDVVTRNNNRALRLTNELMQVHATILNNDEIHRYVIRPGESDYMWNNWYLQRTNFVNIYNSALVTQNKSYMAIGLILDVWVTSLITDMFGDVPYSEANKGRDGILQPKFDKQEMIYKDLFAKLEEANALLASVEAAELAAGVLPPAMLPEDERSLDPLYNGNLNLWRKFGNSLYLRLLMRTSDRPEAGASNKIREIAETNPSFYPIFSNNAESAILRYTSTLPLVSAFTNMREYDFNGSHGLTEFFVNNLNAMEDPRRTKWATKFGSDYYGIPSGYAAGNIPERQSSYPKALMNEPLLGNIINYAEVQFILSEAALKGYVTADPKSYYDQGVTAAITMWNLEVPAGHLAKPAVAFDPAAGFEAKMEQIMLQKYFTLFFTDFQQWYEFRRTGHPVLPIGPGVQNNGQMPSRFRYPVVVQSLNGANYNAAVAEMGADDINTKVWWDID, from the coding sequence ATGAAAAAGATAAAATTATTCGCAATATCGGCTTTGGCGGTTACCTGCCTTGCTACTTCCTCGTGTACCAAAGACTTCGAGGAACTGAATACAAACCCGAACGAAACGGTAGTGGCCACACCTGCCTCTTTGCTGGCACCGGCACTGCACGATGTTGTTACCCGCAATAACAACCGTGCACTTCGCCTGACCAACGAGCTGATGCAGGTGCACGCAACCATATTAAATAACGACGAGATACACCGCTATGTAATAAGACCTGGCGAGTCAGATTATATGTGGAACAACTGGTACCTGCAGCGTACCAACTTTGTAAATATTTACAACAGTGCACTTGTAACGCAAAACAAGAGCTACATGGCTATTGGTCTGATACTGGATGTGTGGGTAACTTCTCTGATCACAGACATGTTTGGCGATGTGCCTTACTCAGAAGCGAACAAAGGGCGGGATGGTATACTTCAGCCTAAATTCGATAAGCAGGAGATGATCTACAAAGACCTGTTTGCGAAACTGGAAGAGGCAAATGCACTTCTGGCTTCTGTAGAAGCCGCTGAATTAGCTGCTGGTGTTCTTCCTCCGGCAATGTTGCCAGAAGATGAAAGATCGCTGGATCCGCTCTACAATGGTAACCTTAATCTTTGGCGTAAGTTTGGTAACTCGTTATACCTGCGACTTTTAATGCGTACTTCAGACCGACCGGAAGCTGGCGCATCTAATAAGATCCGTGAGATAGCAGAAACTAACCCGAGTTTCTACCCGATTTTCTCAAATAACGCAGAATCAGCTATTCTGAGATATACCAGTACTTTACCTCTTGTTTCTGCCTTTACAAACATGCGTGAGTATGACTTTAACGGTAGCCATGGTTTAACAGAGTTTTTTGTGAATAATCTGAATGCTATGGAAGATCCGCGTCGTACGAAATGGGCTACAAAGTTTGGATCAGACTACTATGGCATACCAAGCGGTTATGCAGCTGGCAATATCCCGGAAAGACAGTCATCTTATCCTAAGGCACTGATGAATGAGCCGCTTTTGGGTAACATCATCAACTATGCTGAGGTGCAGTTCATTCTTTCAGAAGCTGCTTTAAAAGGTTATGTTACTGCTGACCCTAAATCCTACTACGATCAGGGTGTAACTGCTGCTATAACTATGTGGAACCTGGAAGTTCCGGCAGGACATTTGGCGAAACCAGCTGTAGCCTTCGATCCTGCAGCAGGCTTTGAAGCTAAAATGGAGCAGATCATGCTACAGAAGTATTTTACACTTTTCTTTACCGATTTCCAGCAGTGGTATGAGTTCCGCAGAACTGGTCACCCGGTACTGCCTATTGGACCTGGAGTGCAGAACAACGGTCAGATGCCGTCCCGTTTTAGATACCCGGTAGTGGTACAGTCGCTGAATGGTGCCAACTATAACGCTGCTGTAGCAGAAATGGGCGCTGACGATATCAATACCAAAGTTTGGTGGGATATAGACTAA
- a CDS encoding SusC/RagA family TonB-linked outer membrane protein, translating into MEKLLHPPKKSRNSLKKSLWLCSCLLLAGNGLAADAIASTVYVQATQAQKVTVKGKVIAGDDGSTLPGVTILANQQAVGISNAEGNFKVDVAVGTVLSFRFVGYQQQNVTVTKAEENLAVTLALDSKQLSEVVVTALGIKREEKALGYAISQVKGEDLTNAVSNNWTDALSGKVAGLNMVKSGGGPVGSNKIVLRGENNLTGNNEALIVVDGVVMSSPRTGTGSGAYLSSDNPVDFGSGLNDINPEDIESVSVLKGPGAAALYGARGANGAIIITTKSGNSKKKGIGVTFNSNTTIGTISNWPDYQYEYGQGTGGQDLYYSYLNTEDGKSTRSTSSAWGPRFNGQSYYQYDPLTDSTGAERTPWVPYKNNRKDFFEASKTFQNSISIDGGNDRTSARLSFTNLHNEWIVPNTGYKRNTIALSLNHKVTDKLQFASKINYTNNSSDNLPSTGYNNHTIMYFIRGLSPNLDLNWFKPYWKAGREGIEQHTPFSGILDNPYLQAHEMLNSSNRDGIVGNVSATYNFTNDLSLMVRSSLEFAHDARSQQRPWDTQKFPFGMYRTQSIFSREMNNDFLLSYKREISEKFDGGLSLGGSMMSNRYKKDELRAEKLLIPGIYSFANSKETPISYPYRSEYDVNSIYALGEFSYDNIIFLDVTGRQDWTSTLASKFNPNPDPFFYYSVNLSGIISDMVQMPNSISFLKVRSSYSQVGSGGTDPYLTAYTYGVEEGFPSGLANPTNLPNYFMLPLKTNTAEVGLDVRLFKSRLNFDVSVYQGKTKDQILEAPVDRSTGHSAQYMNAGLVKNEGIEIQASAKLVENWNGLDLGVFATYAANRNEVVALTDSLTTLIMASGPRGTMEARPGGTMGAIYGLGYERAPDGQIIYGENGLPKLSDEVKYIGKVTPDWRGSIGTNLKYKQFGLNVLFDGQFGGKAYSLTHAVLMEEGKLKKSLPGRYNGIVGDGVIMNADGTYRKNDVLVMNMAQYYTAHFHRDNVESNTFSTDYIKLREVRLDYQVPATLLQKIKVQRASIGIFGRDLFMITDWPAFDPEVGTLSGSDIVGGFEVGQFPPTRTFGLNLTVGI; encoded by the coding sequence ATGGAAAAACTTTTACATCCGCCCAAAAAGAGCAGGAATAGTCTGAAGAAAAGTCTTTGGCTATGCTCATGCCTGCTGTTAGCAGGAAATGGACTGGCGGCAGATGCCATAGCGTCTACCGTATATGTGCAGGCCACTCAAGCCCAGAAAGTAACTGTAAAAGGAAAAGTAATTGCCGGTGATGACGGTAGTACATTACCTGGCGTAACAATTCTGGCCAATCAGCAGGCTGTTGGCATTTCAAATGCAGAAGGTAACTTTAAAGTAGATGTGGCAGTTGGAACTGTTCTGTCTTTCAGATTTGTAGGCTACCAGCAACAGAATGTAACTGTAACCAAAGCCGAAGAAAACCTGGCTGTAACCCTGGCCCTGGATAGCAAGCAGCTTTCTGAAGTTGTGGTAACTGCCCTTGGAATCAAGCGTGAAGAAAAAGCGCTGGGTTACGCAATATCGCAGGTAAAAGGCGAAGACCTTACAAATGCTGTTTCAAACAACTGGACAGATGCCTTATCAGGTAAAGTTGCTGGTTTGAACATGGTAAAATCTGGTGGTGGCCCGGTGGGCTCCAACAAGATTGTACTTCGCGGCGAAAACAACCTGACCGGTAACAACGAAGCACTTATAGTTGTGGATGGTGTAGTGATGAGCAGTCCACGTACCGGTACAGGTAGCGGCGCCTATCTTTCATCAGACAACCCGGTTGACTTTGGTAGCGGATTGAATGATATCAACCCGGAAGATATTGAGAGTGTATCTGTACTAAAAGGACCTGGTGCAGCTGCACTTTACGGTGCCAGAGGTGCAAACGGTGCGATCATTATTACTACTAAGTCAGGTAATTCTAAGAAAAAAGGTATTGGCGTTACGTTTAACTCTAATACAACTATAGGCACCATCTCTAACTGGCCAGATTATCAGTATGAGTACGGCCAGGGAACCGGAGGACAGGACCTTTACTATTCTTACCTGAATACCGAAGACGGAAAGAGTACTAGAAGTACCAGTTCTGCCTGGGGGCCACGCTTTAATGGACAGAGCTATTACCAGTACGATCCACTGACCGACTCTACAGGAGCAGAAAGAACACCATGGGTGCCTTATAAAAACAACCGTAAAGATTTCTTTGAGGCTTCAAAAACGTTCCAGAACAGCATCAGTATTGATGGTGGCAACGATCGTACTTCTGCCCGATTATCTTTTACAAACCTGCACAACGAGTGGATCGTGCCTAACACAGGCTATAAGCGTAACACCATCGCACTATCGTTAAACCATAAGGTTACTGATAAGCTGCAGTTCGCTTCAAAAATTAATTATACCAACAATAGCAGCGATAACCTGCCATCTACAGGGTATAATAACCACACCATCATGTATTTCATCAGAGGTTTATCTCCTAACCTCGACCTAAATTGGTTTAAACCTTACTGGAAAGCTGGCCGGGAAGGTATAGAGCAGCACACACCTTTCAGCGGTATCCTGGATAACCCTTACCTGCAGGCCCATGAAATGCTGAACAGCTCTAACCGTGACGGTATAGTTGGTAACGTATCGGCTACCTACAACTTTACAAATGATCTGAGCCTGATGGTGCGCTCTTCACTTGAGTTTGCACATGATGCACGTTCGCAGCAGCGCCCATGGGATACACAGAAGTTCCCGTTCGGTATGTACCGTACACAGAGTATCTTCAGTCGCGAAATGAACAACGACTTCCTGTTAAGCTATAAGCGTGAAATTTCTGAGAAGTTTGACGGTGGCCTTTCGTTGGGTGGAAGCATGATGAGCAACCGTTATAAAAAAGATGAACTTCGTGCTGAAAAGCTGCTTATTCCGGGTATTTACTCTTTTGCAAACAGCAAGGAAACACCAATTTCTTACCCATACCGCAGCGAATACGATGTAAACAGTATTTATGCGCTGGGCGAGTTTAGTTACGATAATATTATCTTCCTGGATGTTACAGGTCGCCAGGACTGGACAAGTACGCTAGCCAGTAAGTTCAATCCTAACCCGGATCCGTTCTTCTACTACTCTGTAAACCTGAGCGGTATTATTTCTGACATGGTTCAGATGCCAAATTCCATATCATTCCTGAAAGTGAGAAGCTCTTACTCACAGGTAGGTAGCGGTGGCACAGACCCTTATCTTACTGCTTACACATATGGTGTAGAAGAAGGATTCCCGTCAGGACTTGCTAACCCGACAAACTTGCCAAACTATTTCATGTTGCCATTAAAGACTAATACAGCAGAAGTTGGATTAGATGTACGCTTGTTTAAGAGCCGCCTGAATTTTGACGTATCAGTGTATCAGGGTAAAACAAAAGACCAGATACTAGAGGCACCAGTAGATCGCTCTACCGGACACAGCGCACAATACATGAATGCAGGTCTGGTTAAAAACGAAGGGATAGAGATACAGGCAAGCGCTAAACTGGTTGAGAACTGGAATGGTCTGGATCTTGGCGTATTTGCCACGTATGCTGCCAACAGAAACGAAGTTGTAGCACTTACCGATAGCCTTACCACACTTATAATGGCTTCTGGCCCACGCGGAACGATGGAAGCGCGTCCGGGCGGAACAATGGGAGCAATCTATGGACTTGGTTATGAGCGCGCACCTGACGGTCAGATAATTTACGGAGAAAACGGTTTGCCAAAGCTTAGTGACGAGGTGAAATACATTGGAAAAGTAACTCCGGACTGGAGAGGAAGCATCGGTACAAACCTGAAGTATAAGCAGTTTGGCCTGAATGTGTTGTTTGATGGTCAGTTTGGTGGTAAAGCTTACTCGTTAACACACGCTGTGTTGATGGAAGAAGGTAAACTTAAGAAATCGTTACCGGGCCGCTACAATGGTATAGTTGGTGATGGTGTAATTATGAATGCTGATGGAACTTACCGCAAAAATGATGTGCTGGTAATGAATATGGCGCAATACTACACTGCCCATTTCCACCGCGATAACGTGGAATCCAACACATTCAGCACAGACTATATCAAACTGCGCGAAGTACGCCTAGACTACCAGGTACCTGCTACACTGTTGCAGAAAATAAAAGTGCAGCGCGCCAGCATCGGTATATTTGGTCGTGACCTGTTCATGATCACAGATTGGCCTGCCTTCGACCCAGAAGTTGGTACGTTGAGTGGCAGCGATATAGTAGGTGGATTTGAAGTAGGACAGTTCCCGCCAACCAGAACGTTCGGTCTGAACCTGACAGTAGGCATTTAA